A single window of Ammospiza caudacuta isolate bAmmCau1 chromosome Z, bAmmCau1.pri, whole genome shotgun sequence DNA harbors:
- the LOC131571354 gene encoding small EDRK-rich factor 1-like, producing the protein MTRGNQRELARQKNLKKTQEIHKGKRKEDSLSASQRKQRDSEIMQQKQKAANERKSLQAGAK; encoded by the exons GTGGGAACCAGCGTGAACTTGCTCGCCAAAAGAACCTGAAGAAAACTCAGGAGATCCACAAAGGCAAAAGGAAAGAAGATAGCTTGTCTGCTTCTCAGAGGAAACAGAG GGACTCTGAAATCatgcagcaaaagcaaaaagcagctAATGAAAGGAAGtctctgcaggcaggagcaaAATGA
- the LOC131571149 gene encoding survival of motor neuron protein-like isoform X2: protein MADAVLFRRGTGQSDDSDIWDDTALIKAYDKAVASFKNALKNGECSEPSDTQEQRLVIKRKKHKKNRNRNKSNTAALKQWKVGDSCSAVWSEDGNLYLATIASINQKRGTCVVTYTGYGNQEEQNLSDLLPPTSDETNANETPYSTDESEKSSQSPRNKSNCTKARFSPQNLRFPTPPPPAPGLGRSGSKFKAPPSFLSCWPPPFPPGPPLIPPPPPPMRPESAEDDEALGSMLIAWYMSGYHTGYYLGLKQSRMEAALERETHRK from the exons ATGGCGGACGCGGTGCTGTTCCGGCGCGGCACCGGGCAG AGCGACGACTCGGACATCTGGGACGACACGGCCCTCATCAAGGCGTACGACAAGGCGGTGGCCTCCTTCAAG AATGCCTTAAAAAATGGGGAGTGCTCGGAGCCTTCAGACACGCAGGAGCAGCGCCTGgtgataaagagaaaaaaacataaaaagaacagaaataggAACAAGAGCAATACAGCAGCTTTGAAACAG TGGAAAGTTGGtgacagctgcagtgctgtttgGTCCGAGGATGGCAATTTGTATCTAGCAACTATTGCCTCCATCAACCAGAAGAGAGGCACGTGTGTTGTCACCTACACAGGATATGGAAATCAGGAGGAGCAGAActtatctgatttgcttcccCCAACCAGCGATGAAACA AATGCAAATGAGACTCCATATTCAACAGATGAAAGTGAAAAATCTTCCCAGTCACCTCGAAACAAAAGCAACTGCACAAAAGCAAGATTTTCCCCTCAAAACTTGAGATTTCccacaccaccaccaccagcccCAGGCCTAGGAAGA TCTGGATCAAAATTCAAGGCACCTCCCTCATTTTTATCATGCTGGCCCCCACCTTTCCCACCAGGACCACCA TtgattcctcctcctccaccaccCATGAGGCCAGAATCTGCTGAGGACGACGAAGCATTGGGGAGCATGTTGATAGCCTGGTACATGAGTGGTTACCACACTGGATATTACCTG GGTTTAAAACAAAGCCGAATGGAAGCAGCGCTGGAGAGAGAAACACATAGAAAGTAA
- the LOC131571149 gene encoding survival of motor neuron protein-like isoform X1: MADAVLFRRGTGQSDDSDIWDDTALIKAYDKAVASFKNALKNGECSEPSDTQEQRLVIKRKKHKKNRNRNKSNTAALKQWKVGDSCSAVWSEDGNLYLATIASINQKRGTCVVTYTGYGNQEEQNLSDLLPPTSDETVNGMGHPGENANETPYSTDESEKSSQSPRNKSNCTKARFSPQNLRFPTPPPPAPGLGRSGSKFKAPPSFLSCWPPPFPPGPPLIPPPPPPMRPESAEDDEALGSMLIAWYMSGYHTGYYLGLKQSRMEAALERETHRK; encoded by the exons ATGGCGGACGCGGTGCTGTTCCGGCGCGGCACCGGGCAG AGCGACGACTCGGACATCTGGGACGACACGGCCCTCATCAAGGCGTACGACAAGGCGGTGGCCTCCTTCAAG AATGCCTTAAAAAATGGGGAGTGCTCGGAGCCTTCAGACACGCAGGAGCAGCGCCTGgtgataaagagaaaaaaacataaaaagaacagaaataggAACAAGAGCAATACAGCAGCTTTGAAACAG TGGAAAGTTGGtgacagctgcagtgctgtttgGTCCGAGGATGGCAATTTGTATCTAGCAACTATTGCCTCCATCAACCAGAAGAGAGGCACGTGTGTTGTCACCTACACAGGATATGGAAATCAGGAGGAGCAGAActtatctgatttgcttcccCCAACCAGCGATGAAACAGTAAATGGGATGGGGCATCCTGGGGAG AATGCAAATGAGACTCCATATTCAACAGATGAAAGTGAAAAATCTTCCCAGTCACCTCGAAACAAAAGCAACTGCACAAAAGCAAGATTTTCCCCTCAAAACTTGAGATTTCccacaccaccaccaccagcccCAGGCCTAGGAAGA TCTGGATCAAAATTCAAGGCACCTCCCTCATTTTTATCATGCTGGCCCCCACCTTTCCCACCAGGACCACCA TtgattcctcctcctccaccaccCATGAGGCCAGAATCTGCTGAGGACGACGAAGCATTGGGGAGCATGTTGATAGCCTGGTACATGAGTGGTTACCACACTGGATATTACCTG GGTTTAAAACAAAGCCGAATGGAAGCAGCGCTGGAGAGAGAAACACATAGAAAGTAA